From a single Labrus bergylta chromosome 14, fLabBer1.1, whole genome shotgun sequence genomic region:
- the serpinh1a gene encoding serpin H1a codes for MWVTNLVSLVLLATSAQAATSASADKVLSNHATILADNSANLAFSLYQNMAKEKSIENILISPVVVASSLGLVALGGKASTASQVKTLLNAAKVKDEQLHSGFAELLTEVSDPKTRNVTWKISNRLYGPSSVTFVDAFVKSSKKHYNCDHSKINFRDKKSALNSINEWAAKSTDGKLPEVTKDVEKTDGAMIINAMFFKPHWDEQFHHKMVDNRGFMVSRSLTVSVQMMHRTGLYGFHEDKTNKLNILSMPLAHKKSTVVFLMPYHLEPLERLEKLLTKKQLDTWMGKLQQTAVAVSLPKVSMEVSHDLQKHLGELGLTEALDKTKADLSNISGKKNLYLSSVFHASAMEWDTDGNEMDVSVFGTDKLKNPKLFYADHPFIFLVKDQKTNSILFIGRMVRPKGEKMRDEL; via the exons ATGTGGGTAACAAACCTGGTATCCTTGGTCCTCCTGGCCACTTCCGCCCAAGCTGCTACCTCGGCATCAGCAGACAAAGTCCTGAGTAACCACGCCACCATCCTTGCCGACAACAGCGCTAACCTGGCTTTCAGTCTCTACCAAAACATGGCTAAGGAGAAGAGCATTGAGAACATCCTGATTTCCCCTGTAGTAGTGGCATCCTCTCTGGGTCTGGTGGCTCTCGGGGGCAAAGCGTCGACTGCCTCTCAGGTCAAAACCCTCCTGAATGCAGCTAAGGTCAAAGACGAGCAGCTGCACTCGGGCTTCGCTGAGCTCCTGACTGAGGTAAGCGACCCAAAAACCCGCAACGTCACCTGGAAGATCAGCAATCGCCTGTACGGACCCAGCTCCGTCACCTTTGTGGATGCCTTTGTGAAGAGCAGCAAAAAGCACTACAACTGTGACCACTCCAAGATCAACTTCAGAGACAAGAAGAGCGCCCTGAATTCCATCAACGAGTGGGCCGCCAAGTCTACTGACGGCAAACTGCCGGAGGTCACCAAGGACGTGGAAAAGACTGACGGGGCAATGATCATCAATGCTATGTTCTTCAAAC CTCACTGGGACGAGCAGTTTCATCATAAGATGGTGGATAACAGAGGATTCATGGTGTCCCGCAGCCTCACTGTGTCAGTACAGATGATGCACCGCACAG GTCTCTATGGCTTCCATGAAGACAAAACCAACAAGTTGAACATCCTGAGCATGCCTCTGGCTCATAAGAAGTCCACTGTTGTGTTCCTCATGCCGTACCACTTGGAGCCTCTGGAGAGACTGGAGAAGTTACTGACCAAGAAGCAGCTGGACACATGGATGGGCAAACTGCAGCAGACTGCTGTCGCTGTGTCTCTGCCCAAAGTCAGCATGGAAGTCAGTCACGATCTGCAG aAACACCTTGGAGAATTGGGCTTGACAGAAGCTTTGGACAAAACCAAAGCCGACTTGTCTAACATCTCTGGGAAGAAGAACCTCTACCTGTCCAGTGTGTTTCACGCCTCGGCCATGGAGTGGGACACTGATGGGAACGAGATGGACGTCAGCGTCTTCGGCACAGACAAGCTGAAAAACCCCAAACTGTTCTACGCCGACCACCCGTTCATCTTCCTGGTGAAGGACCAGAAGACAAACTCCATCCTGTTCATCGGCAGGATGGTGAGGCCGAAGGGGGAAAAGATGAGAGACGAATTGTAA